From the Streptomyces sp. Tu 2975 genome, one window contains:
- a CDS encoding alpha-N-arabinofuranosidase, producing MPDSNARFTLDPAFTVGEVNPRLFGSFVEHLGRCVYTGIYEPDHPSADEAGLRTDVLELVRELGVTAVRYPGGNFVSGYRWEDSVGPVDERPRRLDLAWRSTETNRFGLSEFIAFLGKVGPQAEPMMAVNLGTRGVAEALQLQEYANHPAGTALSDRRIAHGDKDPFGIRLWCLGNEMDGPWQTGHKTAEEYGRLAAETARAMRQIDPDLELVACGSSSQAMPTFAAWEATVLQEAYDLVDHISLHAYYEEIDGDRDSFLASAVDMESFIENVVATCDHVGARLKSKKRIQLSFDEWNVWYMKRFEAESRANPLDWPEAPRLLEDNYSVTDAVVFGSLLIALLRHADRVTVACLAQLVNVIAPIMTEPGGPAWRQTTFFPFAQASRHGRGEVLDVRADSPTYETAAYGEVPLLHATAVRDPHTGAVTVFAVNRSQSDPLPLQVALTRLDVTHVEEHSVLSDADPEARNTLAEPERVVPHAGEGAVLADGVLDVTLEPLSWNVIRLTAGA from the coding sequence ATGCCCGACAGCAACGCCCGCTTCACGCTCGACCCCGCCTTCACCGTGGGCGAGGTGAATCCCCGTCTCTTCGGCTCCTTCGTCGAGCACCTGGGCCGCTGCGTGTACACCGGCATCTACGAACCGGACCATCCGTCCGCCGACGAGGCCGGGCTGCGTACCGACGTCCTCGAACTGGTCCGGGAACTGGGCGTCACCGCCGTCCGCTACCCCGGAGGCAACTTCGTCTCCGGCTACCGGTGGGAGGACTCCGTCGGCCCCGTCGACGAGCGGCCACGCCGACTCGACCTCGCCTGGCGGTCCACGGAGACCAACCGTTTCGGGCTGAGCGAGTTCATCGCCTTCCTGGGGAAGGTCGGGCCGCAGGCCGAGCCCATGATGGCCGTGAACCTCGGTACGAGGGGCGTGGCCGAGGCACTCCAGCTCCAGGAGTACGCCAACCACCCCGCCGGCACCGCCCTTTCGGACCGGCGCATCGCGCACGGCGACAAGGACCCGTTCGGGATCCGCCTCTGGTGCCTCGGCAACGAGATGGACGGCCCTTGGCAGACCGGTCACAAGACGGCGGAGGAGTACGGCCGGCTGGCCGCGGAGACCGCCCGTGCCATGCGGCAGATCGACCCCGACCTCGAACTGGTCGCCTGCGGCAGCTCCAGCCAGGCCATGCCCACGTTCGCGGCCTGGGAGGCGACCGTCCTCCAGGAGGCGTACGACCTCGTCGACCACATCTCGCTGCACGCCTATTACGAGGAGATCGACGGCGACCGCGACTCGTTCCTCGCCTCCGCCGTCGACATGGAGTCGTTCATCGAGAACGTCGTCGCCACCTGCGACCACGTCGGGGCCCGGCTCAAGTCGAAGAAGCGTATCCAGCTCTCCTTCGACGAGTGGAACGTCTGGTACATGAAGCGGTTCGAGGCGGAGAGCAGGGCCAACCCCCTGGACTGGCCCGAGGCCCCGCGGCTGCTCGAGGACAACTACAGCGTCACCGACGCCGTCGTCTTCGGCTCGCTGCTCATCGCCCTGCTCCGCCACGCCGACCGGGTGACCGTCGCCTGCCTCGCCCAGCTCGTCAACGTGATCGCCCCGATCATGACCGAGCCCGGTGGTCCGGCCTGGCGGCAGACCACGTTCTTCCCCTTCGCCCAGGCCTCCCGCCACGGGCGGGGCGAGGTCCTCGACGTACGCGCCGACTCACCCACCTACGAGACGGCCGCCTACGGCGAGGTGCCGCTGCTGCACGCGACCGCCGTGCGCGACCCGCACACCGGCGCCGTCACCGTCTTCGCCGTCAACCGGAGCCAGAGCGACCCGCTGCCGCTCCAGGTCGCCCTCACCAGGCTGGACGTCACCCACGTCGAGGAGCACAGCGTCCTCAGCGACGCCGACCCGGAGGCCCGCAACACCCTCGCGGAGCCCGAACGCGTCGTGCCCCACGCGGGTGAAGGGGCCGTGCTCGCGGACGGCGTCCTCGACGTCACGCTCGAGCCCCTGTCGTGGAACGTGATCCGGCTGACCGCCGGCGCCTGA
- a CDS encoding SMP-30/gluconolactonase/LRE family protein, protein MKGIEVAVRHDALLGEGPTWDPATERLLWVDILRSRVHTYDPATGRRTVMATEQHVGAVKPRVGGGLVVNLRDGVGLYGRDGAFRWLRRDPVPGRRANDAAVAPDGSLWTGTMRYDEAPGGGTLTRTTPDGTATTVLADVAVSNGTGWSPDGRRMYYIDSPTRRIDVLDLRPDDPLPVNRRPLAAVEDGAGYPDGLTVDADGCVWVALWDGAAVRRYTPEGVLDRVVKLPVRRPTACAFGGAGLTDLYVTSARKERTAPHPLSGSLLVLPGAGQGLAQPAFAG, encoded by the coding sequence ATGAAGGGCATAGAGGTGGCGGTGCGCCACGACGCGTTGCTCGGCGAGGGCCCCACCTGGGACCCGGCGACCGAACGGCTGCTGTGGGTCGACATCCTGCGCTCACGCGTCCACACCTACGACCCTGCCACCGGGCGCCGCACGGTCATGGCCACCGAGCAGCACGTCGGCGCGGTCAAGCCCCGGGTGGGCGGGGGACTCGTCGTCAACCTCCGTGACGGAGTGGGGCTTTACGGCCGCGACGGCGCCTTCCGCTGGCTGCGCCGGGATCCGGTCCCCGGGCGCCGGGCCAACGACGCCGCGGTCGCCCCCGACGGCTCGCTGTGGACGGGGACGATGCGCTACGACGAGGCCCCGGGCGGCGGAACGCTCACCCGGACCACGCCGGACGGCACGGCGACCACCGTCCTCGCGGACGTCGCCGTCAGCAACGGCACCGGCTGGAGCCCCGACGGCCGCCGGATGTACTACATCGACTCGCCGACCCGCCGTATCGACGTGCTCGACCTGCGTCCCGATGATCCGCTGCCGGTGAACCGGCGCCCGCTGGCCGCCGTCGAGGACGGCGCGGGCTACCCCGACGGGCTCACCGTCGACGCCGACGGATGCGTCTGGGTGGCCCTGTGGGACGGGGCCGCGGTGCGCCGCTACACGCCGGAGGGGGTGCTCGACCGTGTCGTGAAGCTTCCCGTGCGACGGCCCACCGCCTGTGCGTTCGGCGGCGCGGGGCTCACCGACCTCTATGTGACGTCCGCCCGCAAGGAGCGGACGGCGCCGCATCCTCTTTCCGGCTCGCTGCTGGTGCTGCCCGGCGCGGGGCAGGGACTCGCTCAGCCCGCCTTCGCCGGCTGA
- the mmsA gene encoding multiple monosaccharide ABC transporter ATP-binding protein — protein sequence MPGARAVEPILEMRSIGKTFPGVRALSDVTLTVAPGEVHAICGENGAGKSTLMKVLSGVHPHGSYEGDILFQGETCAFKDIRASEDRGIVIIHQELALVPYLSIAENIFLGNEHATRGIISWNETLRHAAALLGRVGLREHPQTRVADIGVGKQQLVEIAKALSKKVKLLILDEPTAALNDEDSAKLLSLIKELREQGIASIIISHKLGEIAEVADRVTVIRDGRTIETLGVRDGDMTEDRIIRGMVGRDLDHRFPERTPYTGEPGEHPALEVRDWTVHHPIDQQRKVVDQVSVNVRRGEIVGIAGLMGAGRTELAMSVFGRSYGRNISGTVLKDGKEIRTRTVPEAVGHGIAYVTEDRKHYGLNLIDTIGRNITMSALSKVARRGVVDEHAERRVAESYRRSMNIKAPTVFEQVGRLSGGNQQKVVLSKWIFAGPDVLILDEPTRGIDVGAKFEIYTVIDRLAAEGKAVVFISSELPELLGMCDRIYTMSAGRLTGEVPRGRATQEVLMRHMTSTSDKR from the coding sequence ATGCCGGGGGCACGGGCGGTGGAACCCATCCTGGAGATGCGGTCCATCGGCAAGACGTTCCCGGGGGTGCGGGCCCTGTCCGACGTGACGCTGACCGTCGCGCCGGGCGAGGTCCACGCCATCTGCGGGGAGAACGGCGCCGGCAAGTCGACGCTGATGAAGGTGCTCAGCGGGGTGCACCCGCACGGCAGTTACGAGGGGGACATCCTCTTCCAGGGCGAGACATGCGCGTTCAAGGACATCCGGGCGAGCGAGGACCGCGGCATCGTGATCATCCACCAGGAGCTCGCCCTGGTGCCGTACCTGTCCATCGCCGAGAACATCTTCCTCGGCAACGAGCACGCCACGCGCGGGATCATCAGCTGGAACGAGACCCTGCGGCACGCCGCCGCTCTGCTGGGGCGCGTCGGCCTCCGCGAGCACCCGCAGACCCGGGTCGCGGACATCGGCGTCGGCAAGCAGCAGCTCGTGGAGATCGCCAAGGCGCTCTCCAAGAAGGTCAAGCTGCTGATCCTCGACGAGCCGACGGCCGCGCTCAACGACGAGGACAGCGCCAAACTGCTGTCCCTCATCAAGGAGTTGAGGGAACAGGGCATCGCCTCGATCATCATCTCGCACAAGCTGGGCGAGATCGCGGAGGTCGCCGACCGGGTCACCGTCATCCGTGACGGGCGCACCATCGAGACCCTCGGTGTGCGCGACGGGGACATGACGGAGGACCGCATCATCCGCGGCATGGTGGGCCGGGATCTCGACCACCGGTTCCCCGAACGCACCCCGTACACCGGCGAACCCGGTGAGCATCCGGCGCTCGAGGTCCGCGACTGGACCGTGCACCACCCGATCGACCAACAGCGCAAGGTCGTGGACCAGGTGTCGGTCAACGTCCGCAGGGGCGAGATCGTGGGCATCGCGGGGCTGATGGGCGCGGGCCGTACCGAGCTCGCGATGAGCGTGTTCGGACGCTCCTACGGGCGCAACATCAGCGGCACCGTCCTCAAGGACGGCAAGGAGATCCGCACCCGCACCGTCCCGGAGGCGGTGGGCCACGGCATCGCGTACGTCACGGAGGACCGCAAGCACTACGGCCTCAACCTGATCGACACCATCGGCCGGAACATCACCATGAGCGCTCTCTCCAAGGTCGCCCGGCGCGGTGTCGTGGACGAACACGCCGAGCGGCGCGTCGCCGAGTCGTACCGGCGCAGCATGAACATCAAGGCGCCCACGGTCTTCGAGCAGGTGGGCCGGCTCTCCGGCGGCAACCAGCAGAAGGTCGTCCTCAGCAAGTGGATCTTCGCCGGGCCCGATGTGCTGATCCTCGACGAGCCCACGCGCGGCATCGACGTGGGTGCCAAGTTCGAGATCTACACCGTCATCGACCGGCTCGCCGCGGAGGGCAAGGCCGTCGTCTTCATCTCCTCCGAACTCCCCGAACTCCTCGGCATGTGCGACCGCATCTACACGATGTCCGCGGGCCGTCTCACCGGCGAGGTCCCTCGCGGCCGGGCGACCCAGGAAGTTCTCATGCGCCACATGACCAGCACCAGCGACAAGAGGTAA
- a CDS encoding aldose epimerase family protein yields MTTSRRTVLTAAVGAAATAATAATTPTAAAGTTTAPRGTRGTRGPVRQRFGSLADGTGVDLWTLENDGIRLRVLSYGGIVQGLEVPDRRGRWANVSLGFDNLDDYVAKSPYFGAVIGRYGNRIAGGRFTLDGTTYRLPVNDGPNSLHGGDRGFDKRVWDVEPFRRDADTGLTLRRVSPDGEMGYPGTLTVRVDYTLTARGEFRVDYEATTDRATVVNLTNHTYFNLAGEGSGTVHDHRLRIDASRYTPVDATLIPTGALARVARTPFDFRLGKPIGEDLRQGHEQILVGQGYDHNFVLDKGITGQPRKAVTVTEPTSGRVMTIATTEPGLQFYSGNFLDGTLKGTSGRVYRQGDGFCLETQHFPDSPNQPGFPTTALRPGRTYRSSTVHSFGTL; encoded by the coding sequence ATGACGACCAGCAGACGCACCGTGCTCACAGCGGCGGTGGGAGCCGCGGCGACAGCGGCCACAGCGGCGACGACCCCGACCGCGGCCGCCGGCACGACGACGGCCCCGCGGGGGACAAGGGGCACCCGCGGGCCGGTCCGGCAGCGGTTCGGGTCCCTGGCAGACGGCACCGGAGTCGACCTGTGGACGCTGGAGAACGACGGCATCCGTCTGCGCGTCCTGTCGTACGGCGGCATCGTCCAAGGGCTGGAGGTGCCCGACCGCAGGGGGAGGTGGGCGAACGTGTCCCTCGGCTTCGACAACCTGGACGACTACGTGGCGAAGAGCCCGTACTTCGGCGCGGTGATCGGCCGTTACGGCAACCGCATCGCCGGCGGCAGGTTCACCCTGGACGGGACCACCTACCGTCTCCCGGTGAACGACGGCCCCAACAGCCTGCACGGCGGGGACCGGGGCTTCGACAAACGGGTCTGGGACGTCGAGCCGTTCCGGCGGGACGCCGACACCGGCCTCACCCTGCGGCGCGTCAGCCCCGACGGCGAGATGGGATACCCCGGCACCCTCACGGTCCGGGTGGACTACACCCTCACCGCGCGGGGTGAGTTCCGCGTCGACTACGAGGCGACGACGGACCGTGCGACCGTCGTGAACCTCACCAACCACACGTACTTCAACCTCGCGGGCGAGGGAAGCGGCACCGTCCACGACCACCGGCTTCGTATCGACGCCTCCCGTTACACACCGGTGGACGCCACCCTCATCCCTACGGGCGCCCTCGCCCGCGTCGCCCGCACCCCGTTCGACTTCCGGCTGGGCAAGCCCATCGGCGAGGACCTCCGCCAAGGGCACGAGCAGATCCTCGTCGGACAGGGGTACGACCACAACTTCGTGCTCGACAAGGGGATCACCGGGCAGCCGCGGAAGGCCGTCACGGTCACCGAGCCCACGTCGGGGCGGGTGATGACCATCGCCACCACGGAACCGGGCCTGCAGTTCTACAGCGGCAACTTCCTCGACGGCACCCTGAAGGGCACCTCGGGCCGGGTGTACCGACAGGGCGACGGGTTCTGCCTGGAGACCCAGCACTTCCCCGACTCGCCCAACCAGCCCGGATTCCCCACCACCGCGCTCCGCCCGGGACGGACCTACAGGTCCTCGACCGTGCACTCGTTCGGCACACTCTGA
- the chvE gene encoding multiple monosaccharide ABC transporter substrate-binding protein, whose product MRNRRAALTAVTAAVALSLAACGQSSTGGSKQEPKGGKGSTVGIAMPTKSSERWIADGNNMAAEFKKLGYKTDLQYGEDDVDQQVSQIENMITKGVDVLVVAAIDGRALGDVLRQASEQGVKVISYDRLILGSEAVSYYASFDNEKVGELQAGYIVDKLGLKDGSAEGPFTIELFAGSPDDNNTRFFFQGAWKVLKPYIDNKQLVVRSGQTRLEQITTLRWDGGTAQKRMDDLLTGSYGSDTVDAVLSPYDGISIGILSALKSDGYGTKAKPYPVVTGQDAEVASVKSIIAGQQTQTVYKDTRALAKQAVQMADAVLNDKKPEVNDTTTYDNEKKVVPAFLLDPVSVDRTNYKTVLVDSGYIKASDL is encoded by the coding sequence ATGCGCAACCGCCGAGCCGCACTCACCGCGGTCACCGCCGCCGTCGCCTTGTCCCTCGCCGCCTGCGGCCAGAGCAGTACGGGCGGCAGCAAGCAGGAGCCGAAGGGAGGCAAGGGATCCACGGTCGGCATCGCCATGCCGACGAAGTCCTCGGAACGCTGGATCGCCGACGGCAACAACATGGCCGCCGAGTTCAAGAAGCTCGGCTACAAGACGGACCTGCAGTACGGCGAGGACGACGTCGACCAGCAGGTCTCCCAGATCGAGAACATGATCACCAAGGGAGTCGACGTCCTCGTGGTCGCCGCCATCGACGGACGGGCCCTGGGTGACGTGCTGCGCCAGGCGAGCGAGCAGGGCGTCAAGGTCATCTCCTACGACCGCCTCATCCTCGGCAGCGAGGCCGTCAGCTACTACGCCTCCTTCGACAACGAGAAGGTCGGCGAACTCCAGGCCGGCTACATCGTGGACAAGCTGGGGCTGAAGGACGGCAGCGCCGAAGGCCCGTTCACCATCGAGCTGTTCGCCGGCTCCCCCGACGACAACAACACCCGCTTCTTCTTCCAGGGCGCCTGGAAGGTCCTCAAGCCGTACATCGACAACAAGCAGCTCGTCGTCCGCAGCGGACAGACCAGGCTGGAGCAGATCACCACCCTGCGCTGGGACGGCGGCACCGCGCAGAAGCGCATGGACGACCTGCTGACCGGCTCGTACGGCTCGGACACCGTCGACGCGGTGCTCTCGCCGTACGACGGCATATCGATCGGCATTCTCTCGGCGCTCAAGTCGGACGGCTACGGCACGAAGGCCAAGCCCTACCCGGTCGTCACCGGGCAGGACGCCGAGGTCGCCTCGGTCAAGTCCATCATCGCCGGGCAGCAGACACAGACGGTGTACAAGGACACCCGGGCGCTCGCCAAGCAGGCCGTCCAGATGGCCGACGCCGTGCTGAACGACAAGAAGCCCGAGGTCAACGACACCACCACCTACGACAACGAGAAGAAGGTCGTGCCGGCCTTCCTGCTCGACCCGGTCAGCGTCGACAGGACGAACTACAAGACGGTGCTGGTCGACTCGGGCTACATCAAGGCGAGCGACCTCTGA
- the mmsB gene encoding multiple monosaccharide ABC transporter permease, whose protein sequence is MGPATTDAPTSASPSKPPPTRHGTKELLLDAARRNMRQYGMLVALALIVVLFQIWTDGVLLLPNNVTNLVLQNSYILVLGIGMMIVIISGHIDLSVGSLAAFVSAAAAVMMVEHDVPWVLALVLSLAIGALAGAWQGFWIAYVGIPSFIVTLAGMLLFRGGTQILLGSRSLGPFPEGFQKIATGYLPEIGPVTNYHNLTLLMGFALLAFALWQEVRDRRRQQKYELDVLPRNLFVAKCAALSAAVLAFTLTLASYRGAPVVLLLLAALLVGFGFVMRNAVVGRHVYALGGNQAAAKLSGVKDKRVTFLVFVNMGVLAALAGVVYAARLNAGVPQAGVNFELEAIAAAFIGGASMSGGVGTVFGAIIGGLVLGVLNNGMSLVGIGSDYQQVIKGLVLLAAVGFDVWNKRKVGS, encoded by the coding sequence ATGGGCCCGGCCACCACCGACGCGCCGACCAGCGCCTCCCCCAGCAAGCCCCCGCCGACGCGCCACGGCACGAAGGAACTGCTGCTCGACGCGGCACGACGCAACATGCGGCAGTACGGAATGCTCGTCGCACTGGCGCTCATCGTCGTGCTGTTCCAGATATGGACCGACGGCGTCCTGCTGCTGCCGAACAACGTCACCAATCTCGTCCTCCAGAACAGCTACATCCTTGTGCTCGGCATCGGCATGATGATCGTCATCATCTCGGGCCACATCGACCTGTCGGTCGGCTCACTGGCGGCGTTCGTCTCCGCGGCCGCCGCGGTGATGATGGTCGAGCACGATGTGCCCTGGGTGCTCGCGCTCGTCCTCTCCCTCGCGATCGGCGCGCTCGCCGGCGCGTGGCAGGGCTTCTGGATCGCGTACGTGGGCATCCCGTCGTTCATCGTCACGCTGGCGGGCATGCTGCTGTTCCGCGGCGGGACGCAGATCCTGCTCGGCAGCCGCTCCCTGGGGCCGTTCCCCGAGGGGTTCCAGAAGATCGCCACCGGGTATCTGCCGGAGATCGGGCCGGTCACCAACTACCACAACCTCACCCTGCTGATGGGCTTCGCGCTGCTCGCGTTCGCCCTGTGGCAGGAGGTCAGGGACCGCCGCCGCCAGCAGAAGTACGAGCTCGACGTGCTGCCCAGGAACCTCTTCGTCGCCAAGTGCGCCGCGCTCAGCGCCGCCGTGCTGGCCTTCACCCTCACCCTCGCCAGCTACCGGGGCGCCCCGGTCGTGCTGCTGCTCCTCGCGGCCCTGCTCGTCGGCTTCGGCTTCGTGATGCGCAACGCGGTCGTGGGACGTCATGTGTACGCGCTCGGCGGTAACCAGGCGGCGGCCAAGCTCTCCGGCGTCAAGGACAAGCGCGTCACCTTCCTCGTCTTCGTGAACATGGGCGTGCTCGCGGCCCTCGCGGGTGTCGTCTACGCCGCCCGTCTCAACGCGGGCGTCCCGCAGGCCGGCGTGAACTTCGAACTCGAGGCGATCGCCGCGGCCTTCATCGGCGGCGCGTCGATGAGTGGCGGCGTGGGGACGGTGTTCGGCGCGATCATCGGCGGCCTGGTCCTCGGCGTACTGAACAACGGCATGTCGCTCGTCGGCATCGGCAGCGACTACCAGCAGGTCATCAAGGGTCTGGTTCTGCTGGCCGCGGTCGGGTTCGACGTCTGGAACAAGCGGAAGGTCGGTTCCTGA
- a CDS encoding class II glutamine amidotransferase, translating to MCRWVAYTGTPVLLDSLLYRPAHSLIDQSLHSRMGVETTNGDGFGIGWYTPDGGTPAVIRDTGPAWNNRNLREISAHIRSHLFFAHIRASTGSAIQQTNCHPFRHGRWLWMHNGAIADFHRLRRDLCMVIDPSLFADIEGSTDSEVMFFLALTFGLDQDPPTAVARMAGHVESLGRRHGVDLPLQMTVAVSDGERLWAFRYSSEHRSRSLYYSAEVETLRALHPDMKFLRGLSEDTRLVVSEPLSGLPGAWTEFPESSYGEVGAGSEFVRPFVPVQAEGKLPRSTVA from the coding sequence ATGTGCCGATGGGTGGCCTACACGGGAACGCCGGTGCTCCTCGACTCATTGCTCTACCGCCCCGCACACTCGCTGATCGACCAGAGCCTGCACTCCCGGATGGGTGTCGAGACCACCAACGGCGACGGGTTCGGCATCGGCTGGTACACGCCCGACGGCGGCACTCCGGCGGTGATCCGGGACACCGGACCGGCGTGGAACAACCGCAATCTGCGGGAGATCTCGGCGCACATCCGCTCCCACCTCTTCTTCGCCCACATCCGGGCGTCGACCGGCTCGGCCATCCAGCAGACGAACTGCCATCCCTTCCGCCACGGGCGGTGGCTGTGGATGCACAACGGCGCCATCGCCGACTTCCACCGGCTGCGCAGGGACCTCTGCATGGTCATCGACCCGTCGCTGTTCGCCGACATCGAGGGCTCGACGGACTCCGAGGTGATGTTCTTCCTGGCGCTCACCTTCGGCCTTGACCAGGACCCGCCGACGGCCGTCGCCCGGATGGCCGGTCATGTGGAGTCCCTGGGCCGGCGGCACGGCGTGGACCTCCCGCTCCAGATGACGGTCGCCGTGTCCGACGGGGAGCGACTGTGGGCCTTCCGCTACTCCAGCGAGCACCGCTCACGCTCCCTGTACTACAGCGCCGAGGTCGAGACCCTGCGCGCGCTGCACCCCGACATGAAGTTCCTGAGAGGGCTCTCCGAGGACACCCGCCTTGTCGTGTCGGAGCCGCTGAGCGGACTGCCCGGGGCGTGGACCGAGTTCCCCGAGAGCAGCTACGGCGAGGTCGGCGCGGGCTCGGAGTTCGTGCGGCCCTTCGTTCCGGTGCAGGCCGAAGGGAAGCTCCCGCGCAGCACCGTGGCGTGA
- a CDS encoding IclR family transcriptional regulator, which translates to MGRLVPAVTRALDILELFLDGDGTLSAPDIVRKLQLPRTTVHELITTLAARSYIVPVDGRSGRYRLGVRLYQLGSRYAEQLDLAHEGQEVARSVAETCDETVHVAILDGTHVLYIAKVDSTHAVRMVSAAGRSLPAHCTAVGKMLLASLPDSELDARLAPGTELVAMTPNSITDPAVLRTELEAVREAGIALERRESNADVSCVAAPVRDRSGRVVAALSISVPMIRWSEERRAELEALAAKGAADLSERLGHRAVA; encoded by the coding sequence ATGGGACGCCTCGTGCCCGCTGTCACCCGTGCTCTCGACATTCTGGAGCTCTTCCTCGACGGGGACGGGACGCTGTCGGCCCCCGATATCGTCCGGAAGCTCCAACTGCCGCGTACCACCGTGCATGAACTCATCACCACGCTCGCGGCCCGCTCGTACATCGTGCCGGTGGACGGCCGCTCCGGCCGCTACCGCCTCGGAGTGCGCCTCTACCAGCTGGGCAGCCGCTACGCCGAGCAGCTCGACCTCGCCCACGAGGGCCAGGAGGTGGCCCGCTCCGTAGCGGAGACCTGCGACGAGACCGTCCATGTCGCGATCCTGGACGGCACCCACGTCCTCTACATCGCGAAGGTCGACTCCACCCACGCCGTCCGTATGGTCTCCGCCGCCGGCCGCAGTCTGCCCGCCCACTGCACCGCGGTGGGCAAGATGCTGCTCGCCTCCCTTCCCGACAGCGAGCTCGACGCCCGCCTCGCGCCGGGCACCGAACTGGTCGCCATGACACCCAACAGCATCACCGACCCTGCCGTCCTGCGTACCGAACTGGAGGCCGTGCGGGAAGCCGGCATCGCGCTGGAACGCCGGGAGTCGAACGCGGACGTCAGCTGTGTCGCCGCGCCCGTGCGTGACCGTTCCGGCCGGGTCGTCGCCGCGCTGTCCATCTCCGTGCCGATGATCCGCTGGAGCGAGGAACGCCGCGCGGAGCTCGAAGCGCTGGCCGCCAAGGGCGCCGCCGACCTGTCCGAGCGTCTCGGTCACCGGGCCGTCGCATGA
- a CDS encoding flavin reductase family protein codes for MVDVKGFTDLLDPPVYVVTAAADGRRAGCLVGFASQSSLHPVRFVVWLSKVNHTYGVACRATHLGVHLLGREQHGLARLFGGESGDHVDKFASTRWEQGAHGVPVLADACAWFVGRVEERGDWGDHVGFCLTPVDTGAVPLPRGEVLRLSDVVDLSPGHPAP; via the coding sequence ATGGTGGACGTCAAAGGATTCACTGACCTGCTGGACCCTCCGGTGTACGTCGTCACGGCGGCCGCGGACGGGCGGCGGGCCGGCTGCCTGGTCGGCTTCGCCTCCCAGTCCTCGCTGCACCCGGTGCGGTTCGTGGTATGGCTGTCCAAGGTGAACCACACCTACGGTGTGGCGTGCCGGGCGACGCACCTGGGCGTGCACCTGCTGGGCCGCGAACAGCACGGGCTGGCCCGGCTGTTCGGCGGCGAGAGCGGCGACCACGTCGACAAGTTCGCGTCGACCCGCTGGGAGCAGGGGGCGCATGGCGTTCCCGTGTTGGCCGACGCCTGCGCGTGGTTCGTCGGCAGGGTGGAGGAGCGGGGCGACTGGGGGGACCATGTGGGATTCTGCCTCACCCCCGTCGACACGGGGGCGGTGCCGCTGCCGCGTGGGGAGGTGCTGCGCCTGAGCGATGTCGTCGATCTGAGCCCCGGGCACCCGGCGCCCTGA